A region of the Lepidochelys kempii isolate rLepKem1 chromosome 24, rLepKem1.hap2, whole genome shotgun sequence genome:
gaggggcagggaatggggcctgGGAGAGATGCTACAATTGGCTCAATATCAAAGTTTTTATTTACAAAACTGGAGGTTGTGGGTGGGGGTCCCTACAGCCCCCTGGCAGGGAGTGCACCCCCAACCCttacgcgctatctcagagtcagCAGGCAGGGGGGTAGTAGTTTGGAGGGGGGGCAgatgggctggagcacccccccCGTGCACACAGGGAAAGGAGGGGGGTAGacagctcccttcccaccccccaggaGTATGGGGTGGCAGAAGGGGGGTCAGGAGCTGCACCCTCAGCTCAGGCCTGGCAGCTGGGGCATCCCTTGGAGTGCAGGGGCGCCCACGCAGTGCAGGGCTGGCGTGTGGGAGCCCAGGAGGGGCCAGGCCCCCtgagggtgaggggctgggggacaggagaCACCCCCCTCCTCAGGCTACAGACAGCAGCAAATGCCTGTCCAGCATAAACCACTACAGACCAGtccccaggggctgtgggggcaCCCAGCCAGGCTCTCAGGGTTgggcccctcccctcctccccccacctgggAGCCACAGAGAGAAAAGCACCAAGGGGCTCCCAGCAAATCCCGGCTCAggcccccacctccctgcccgcCGGGCCGCCCTGGGGCCCCGGCTCCCGCCTGTGGGGGGCTCCCGcctgtggggggctgggctccAAGGGAGCTGTGGTCGGACTCTTGAGGCTGGGCGAGGTGAGGCCCGTGGCCGCCTGGCCCGTGGCCCGGCTCTCCCGGCCCGTGGCCGCCCCCGAGGGCGGCGTGCGCGGCAGCTTGCGGTGCTTGCGGGGcgagggtgggggcagtgggcgGCGCGGGCTCCGGGGGCAGCAGGATCTCACGGATGACGTGGGTGCAGAGTGCGGCCGCCTGGCGGGTCTCGCGGCTCAGCTGGGAGAGGCTCAGGAAGCCGTGTGGCAAATCCTGCACGATCCGCAGGGTCACCGGCTGGCCCAGCTCCCGCAGCCGCCGGGCGAACATCACCGAGTCGTCCAGCATGGGGTCCAGGGCGCAGGCCtgcacggggggtggggggggcagaagtcaatggggctaccgCACTTCCCAGGCCTCTGGGGCTCTCACTGCTACATGGACCAGTGCCCCCTCCCCGTGGGCTCTCACTGCTCTATGGACAGTGCCCCCCGTCCAGCTGACTCCCCTGCCCGGGCTCTCACCACGATATGGACTGGTGGCAGCCCTCGCAGCATGCTGTCCGGGGCCAGCAGGGGCGACATGAAGGGGTTCTTGACCACGGGCGATGCCTCCACAGTGATGATGGCGGCGGGCTGGTCCGAGCGCAGCGGCTCAAAGCCGTCGGGATACTGCAGCCTCTCGTCCGCAGGGgcctctgcctccagctgctccccACTCAGGAAGAAGCTgggggggctgccctggggagcGGGGGCAGGCGCAGAGGTCGGGGGGGCTGATACCCCGTATGATAGATCCTGGCAGGTCTGGCTCTTGCGGGAGCCCCTGGATTTGACAGCTGAGTCATCGTCCAGCGCTGCCTCTGAGACGCTCTTCCGCACGGCTTCTGTGAGCCAGGGGAGACGTGAGAGCCTGGGGACCCCCCGAATCTCCCtcgcctgccccaccccaacgtgccccacagccctgcccccctgcccggcCGCCCTGCCCCACACCTACGTGCCATGCAATGTCAGcccaccctgcccccctgccACCGGCCATGCAGTGCCAGGCTGCCCCACTGCCTCAggctgccctgccccacacctaCGTGCCATGCGGTAccagcccaccctgccccactgctCCAGGCTGCCCCACTGCCAGGCCGCCCTGCCCCACACCTACGTGCCATGCGGTAccagcccaccctgccccactgctccaggctgccctgccccacacctaCGTGCCATGCGGTAccagcccaccctgccccactgcaccagGCTGCCCCACTGCCAGGCCGCCCTGCCCCACACCTACGTGCCATGCGGTAccagcccaccctgccccactgctccaggctgccccactgccccaggccgcCCTGCCCCACACCTACGTGCCATGCGGTAccagcccaccctgccccactgctCCAGGCTGCCCCACTGCCAgactgccctgccccacacctaCGTGCCATGCAATGTCAGCCCACCCTGCCCCCGGCCATCGTGCCATGCAGTGCCAGGCTGCCCCACTACCCCAggctgccctgccccacacctaCGTGCCATGCGGTAccagcccaccctgccccactgctCCAGGCTGCCCCAGTGCCAGGCTGCCCTGTCCCACTCCTGCATGCCACGCAGTACCAGGCTCTGCCTGGCTGCCCCTGATGCTGAGGGGCAGCGCCGTGGGCGAGAGCCCCCAGGAAGCTCCCCTGACCCCAGGGTGGCCCGTGCAGTTAGGGGCTGGTGGGGCAGTCCTACCAGCGGGTAGGTTAGTGGGGCGGGGATCCTGGCTCCCAGGAGACGCGCCggggcagaagcagcagctgggtggtggggggcggggctggcacCAGGCACGCCCTGTGGAGACAAGGGGCAGGTGagagggggcgggcagggggcaggggtgggggccccGCCCAGCTCTTACCTGCACCGGCCCCATAGCTGCGCCCCGGGGCATCCAGCAGTGCCCCCAGCCAGGCCGAGGCGCTGTGCCGCAGGTCCTGTAACAGCAGCGCGGTATCCCGCCGCACCATGTTCACCGGGCTCAGCTTCTCCAGCCCGGGGGGCTCGCCCTCCGCCGGCTCCgtgcctggggggcagggacagacaGCGCTGGGTTCCCcctgcccacctctgcccccgcccTCCGCCGGCTCCgtgcctggggggcagggacagagagCGCTGGGTTCCCcctgcccacctctgccccacccctccgcTCGCCCTCCGCCGGCTCCGTgcctggggggcaggaagagagagcACCGGGTTCCCcctgcccacctctgccccaccgGCTCCgtgcctggggggcagggacagacaGCGCTGGGTTCCCcctgcccacctctgcccccgcccTCCGCCGGCTCCgtgcctggggggcagggacagagagCGCTGGGTTTCCCCTgcccatctctgccccatccctccgCTCGCCCTCCGCCGGCTCCgtgcctggggggcagggacagagagTACCGAGGtcgccccctgcaccccaccaggcccaggttcccctccctgcttgccctccactggctctgtgtcgggggggagggcagggagagagcgCATCTGGGTAGCTGCTCTTCGCCCCCGCACCCACCAGCTCTCCGCTTTTGCCCACCCGTCTCCCCATATTTGTCCCCCTGTAACTGCCCACTGCCCCCTCTCCCATCCTGCCCCTGCCCATAGGAGCCCACCCCCAGCTCATCACTCCCGCCCCATTCCTGCCCCCCTACCCCCCGccagtccctgcagccccccctacCGGCGTAGGCACTAAGGCACTTGCAGAGCACGctgaggggcagcagggggtcGAGCAGGGTGAGCAGGCGGGAGGGTGAGGCCGCGGCCCGCACCAGGGTGACAGGATAGGCCGCCATGATGCCGTCGGGCAGCTGGATGCCGAAGGCGGCTGCCCGCATGGTCACGGTGAGGCAGAGGTTCCCGCCGGCGCTGTCTCCGGCCAGGCAGACCCGCTGCGCCGTGGAGCCTGCGGGGAGATGGGGTGAGTGGGGCGGGGGTCTGCCCAGGGCCTCAGGGAACCCAGGGGGGCCCCACCAGGGGTGGCAGCTCTGTTCCTGCCCCACACTCTCCAGCCCCTGCCCGTCCCACCCAGCGAACAGCGTCAGGGTCCTGCCCCCCATGTGCCCGTCCcatccagcagggggtgctgggatccccatcccctccccccacgggggTGCTGGGGCCCCCCAGTTGCGTCTCACCCAGCAGGCGGCAGTGCTGCAGGGCCCAGCAGTAGGCGTAGAAGCACTCCTCCAGGGCGCGTGGGAAGGGGGCCTCGGGCGCCAGGGCGTAGTCGACGGAGAGCACGGGGGCGCCCAGCTCCTGCGCCCAGCCCCGCAGGTACGGCTCGTGGGACTTGGACGTCTGTGCCACGAACCCGCCGCCGTGGAAGTGAACCAGCAGGAGAGGCGAGGGGGGCGCGGGCACGGCCTTACgccacagctccagccccagcgggCCCTCGGCCTGGGCCAGCGCGCTCAGGGCCTCGCTGTCctggggagagcaggagggaCGGTGTGCCAGGGACCCCCGGACTGTCCCCCCGCGCACCCTGCCTGGGACCCCCCGACTCACGCAgtaccctgccctgcctgtgacCCCTGCttgtcccccccacaccccccccatcTGGGACCCCCCCATCACACTCAGTGCCCTGCCCCGCCCGGGACCCCCCGCTTCACGCGGCACCCCGCCCCGCCCGGGACCCCCCGCCTGGGACCCCCCATCACACTCTGTACCTTGCCTTGCCAGGGaccccctgccatcccctcatGTGTGTCCCACCCAGGACACCCCCACCCAGCCCACTGCCCCCATACGCCCTGTCTCTGGAACCCACCACCGGTCCCCGTAACCTGCCCTGGAACTCCCCGGCCCTGCCTGGACCCCACCTGGTTCTgctcactccctcccacatcccagagctcccagccccatgcccacCTTCCACGCAACAGCCCCCCACCCGCTCCACTGGCCCCCCACCCACCAGCCCTCCCTGCTTGCAGCCCCTGCCCCTTACTTGTCCCTCACGCAGCTCGTGGGAGATAAGGCGCATGTGGATGGGCCCGGGGCCAGTGTGCGCCACCGGGGGGCTGATGGTGATGGTCAGTGAGGGGTCGGCAGCCAGCGGCAGCTCAAAGGGCTCAGGGGGCACCGTCAGCGCCCGGCTCACCCGCACCTGCGTGGATGCCATGCTGGCCACagactgcagggaagggggaagggaagggtgagAGGGACCCCCAGGCAGGTGCACTACCCtgcactccccccgccccacagcacccTGCGCCGATCactgctcccacccccccgccccacaacaCCCTGCGTCAGACACAGCTCCGACCCCCGCCCTCTGGCCCCACAGTGCCCTGCGCCGGGCACCACTCCTCCTCTGTGTCCCAGCCCCACAGCGCCCTGCGCTGGGCACAgcttgtgacactctgtacctcggggcaacaccctgcacccccacgtTCATCTTTATAAAGTGAGTGTGGGGGACCCAATGCagagtttgtc
Encoded here:
- the LIPE gene encoding LOW QUALITY PROTEIN: hormone-sensitive lipase (The sequence of the model RefSeq protein was modified relative to this genomic sequence to represent the inferred CDS: deleted 1 base in 1 codon); the protein is MDSRPLFQALHALAEDNVAFFRQSASETGRRFVAAFTAIREHARCLEPVLRHFASIYHVFDLDEATQANGYRSLAQTARCCLAHVLHKSRYVAANRRSIFFRTGHNAAELEAYCAALSQLRALLYLAQHLLTHNRPGCLFHHEERGLTELVLQEYSTLHKGCFYGRCLGFQFAPSIRPFLQTIAISLVSFGENYRRHDSSLSMAAGSLFTSGKFAIDPELRGAEFERITQNLDVHFWKSFWNLTETELLASVASMASTQVRVSRALTVPPEPFELPLAADPSLTITISPPVAHTGPGPIHMRLISHELREGQDSEALSALAQAEGPLGLELWRKAVPAPPSPLLLVHFHGGGFVAQTSKSHEPYLRGWAQELGAPVLSVDYALAPEAPFPRALEECFYAYCWALQHCRLLGSTAQRVCLAGDSAGGNLCLTVTMRAAAFGIQLPDGIMAAYPVTLVRAAASPSRLLTLLDPLLPLSVLCKCLSAYAGTEPAEGEPPGLEKLSPVNMVRRDTALLLQDLRHSASAWLGALLDAPGRSYGAGAGRAWCQPRPPPPSCCFCPGASPGSQDPRPTNLPAEAVRKSVSEAALDDDSAVKSRGSRKSQTCQDLSYGVSAPPTSAPAPAPQGSPPSFFLSGEQLEAEAPADERLQYPDGFEPLRSDQPAAIITVEASPVVKNPFMSPLLAPDSMLRGLPPVHIVACALDPMLDDSVMFARRLRELGQPVTLRIVQDLPHGFLSLSQLSRETRQAAALCTHVIREILLPPEPAPPTPPPSPRKHRKLPRTPPSGAATGRESRATGQAATGLTSPSLKSPTTAPLEPSPPQAGAPHRREPGPQGGPAGREVGA